Proteins encoded together in one Papaver somniferum cultivar HN1 unplaced genomic scaffold, ASM357369v1 unplaced-scaffold_117, whole genome shotgun sequence window:
- the LOC113329998 gene encoding conserved oligomeric Golgi complex subunit 6-like, translated as MAVTLAPGLSRKLKKVLESRTDSPDLLDSLNTLSSFYSENTQQSRRNLRSNIEKRSLDINHEFLSASNSAQQALDRVEEEVNALADCCDHIAKALGSCSASTGDIISTTERLKQELEITTQRQEIVNLFLRDYQLSNEEINALREEDLNEQFFKALSHVQEIHANCKILLRTHHQRAGLELMDMMAVYQEGAYERLCRWVQAECKRLGDTENPEVSELLRTAVRCLKERPVLFKYCAEEVANMRHHALFRRFISALTRGGPSGHPRPIEVHAHDPLRYVGDMLGWLHQVLASERELVFVLLDPDAMVDTGPTARRFSQSAESDYTNSSESDVIFVLDRIFEGVCRPFKVRVEQVLQSQPSLITAYKLSNTLEFYCYTVSELLGRETALCDTLWLLKDATQQTFFDILKTRGDKLLRYPPLVAVDLSPPLAVREGVSVLLEIIDTYNSMMIPASAKKPDFEPVISALLDPVVQMCEKAAEAHKSKRVTNSLRRSRTSSGSNHFSTDSSASVDAILSNSSSNSSSQNNETPSKIFLVNCLTAILQPLVGHDIAREYVRNLESMIERHVNVLVEKEVDSVLKKCGLSNKISVIQSLVTDEENSTKVLAEVDQMSPASFSECLRAFFGLILGSDGSSLPEFEQMQVPRLRSEACLQVGRSLADAYELVYNTIMDPKNGYPDPKSLASYPPDQIRTILGI; from the exons ATGGCGGTGACACTTGCACCAGGATTATCAAGAAAACTTAAAAAAGTATTAGAATCAAGAACTGATTCACCTGATCTACTAGATTCATTAAACACTCTTTCTTCATTCTACAGTGAAAACACTCAACAATCTCGTAGAAATCTTAGATCTAATATTGAGAAAAGATCTCTTGATATTAATCATGAGTTTCTTTCTGCTTCTAATTCTGCTCAACAAGCATTGGAtcgtgttgaagaagaagttaatGCATTAGCTGATTGTTGTGACCA CATTGCCAAGGCACTCGGCAGTTGCAGTGCGAGTACTGGGGATATCATCAGTACCACTGAGAGGCTGAAGCAAGAGCTTGAGATCACTACTCAACGTCAAGAGATTGTCAATTTGTTTCTCCGAGATTATCAGCTTTCTAACGAAGAG ATTAATGCACTAAGGGAAGAAGATCTAAATGAACAATTCTTTAAGGCGCTTTCTCATGTTCAAGAAATTCATGCTAACTGCAAGATACTACTCCGGACACATCACCAG CGAGCGGGTCTGGAGCTGATGGACATGATGGCTGTATACCAAGAGGGAGCCTATGAACGCCTTTGCAG GTGGGTTCAAGCCGAATGTAAAAGATTGGGTGACACTGAGAATCCTGAAGTTAGTGAACTTCTGAGGACAGCTGTTAGGTGCCTGAAAGAAAGGCCTGTTCTTTTCAAGTATTGTGCTGAAGAG GTAGCCAATATGAGGCATCATGCATTGTTTAGAAGGTTTATAAGTGCTCTTACACGCGGAGGACCCAGTGGTCACCCTAGGCCAATTGAAGTGCATGCTCATGATCCTTTACGTTACGTTGGTGATATGTTGGGATGGCTACATCAG GTGTTAGCTTCTGAAAGGGAGCTTGTATTCGTTTTACTCGACCCAGATGCAATGGTAGATACTGGGCCCACTGCTCGGCGATTTTCCCAGAGTGCAGAAAGTGATTATACCAATTCGTCTGAATCTGATGTAATATTTGTGTTGGATAGAATATTTGAGGGGGTATGCCGGCCATTTAAAGTGAGAGTTGAACAAGTTTTGCAGTCTCAACCTAGTCTGATAACTGCGTATAAACTTAGCAATACACTGGAGTTCTACTGCTACACT GTTTCAGAATTGCTTGGCCGAGAAACAGCTCTCTGTGACACCCTTTGGCTACTCAAAGATGCTACACAACAAACTTTCTTTGACATCTTGAAGACTAGAGGAGACAAACTTTTGCGGTACCCTCCCCTTGTTGCAGTTGATCTTTCACCACCATTGGCAGTGCGAGAAGGAGTCTCTGTTCTGCTTGAAATAATTGACACTTATAACAGCATGATGATTCCTGCTTCAGCCAAGAAGCCTGACTTCGAACCAGTTATCTCCGCTTTACTGGATCCTGTAGTACAG ATGTGTGAGAAAGCAGCAGAGGCACATAAATCCAAAAGAGTAACAAATTCGTTAAGGAGAAGCAGAACAAGTTCTGGTTCGAACCATTTCAGTACAGATTCTTCAGCATCAGTGGATGCAATTTTGTCAAACAGCAGTTCAAACTCATCTTCGCAG AATAATGAAACACCTTCAAAGATCTTCCTCGTCAATTGCTTGACAGCTATCCTGCAACCATTGGTGGGACATGACATTGCAAGGGAATATGTGAGGAAccttgaatccatgattgagaggCATGTAAATGTGCTTGTGGAAAAAGAGGTTGATTCCGTCCTGAAGAAATGTGGTTTATCAAACAAGATTTCTGTGATCCAGAGTTTGGTTACTGATGAGGAAAACAGTACTAAGGTGTTAGCAGAGGTAGATCAAATGTCACCAGCTTCATTCTCGGAGTGTCTGAGGGCCTTCTTTGGCCTCATCTTAGGAAGTGACGGCTCGTCACTTCCAGAATTCGAACAAATGCAAGTCCCTCGACTCCGTTCAGAAGCTTGCCTCCAGGTCGGAAGGTCGCTAGCTGATGCTTATGAACTTGTATACAACACTATTATGGATCCCAAGAATGGGTATCCAGACCCCAAATCATTGGCAAGCTATCCACCTGATCAGATACGGACCATCTTAGGCATTTAA